A stretch of the Acanthochromis polyacanthus isolate Apoly-LR-REF ecotype Palm Island chromosome 22, KAUST_Apoly_ChrSc, whole genome shotgun sequence genome encodes the following:
- the iqcb1 gene encoding IQ calmodulin-binding motif-containing protein 1 isoform X1: MEEEELQELKRKLENEDLDQEQRINLLNSSLSKALNSAALQPDGGVSSSLLKSRLYLSGVLNLCVAALNLRKLQNDWSAMATLAHLTCCCCVGVKPGRHSEAFHRLFLPSVMDAVLSLAGQLMRRSECWSQFRKTMKDSVGRLLEDQTHLTPHILSSAHYEQIQMCDDVAVTLLCVQMWIQICSTNRKFLSELSDDSALLLLNEAVGQLALSSDPAVGRASVTLILLMANQLKLRLRPLLLSFRGLDSLLDKDWRGRGFDQDLDQLITLVQSEQRMSHSEASTEHVQAVCVIQAAWCSYRTRRRVKSLNRAVGALQRRYRARRRQQQQQREVQRWQEELSYQVFVRRQQARRRFHQKQRRLLQLLPPDQVASYLQEVERRAAVVIQSFWRGFRERQRYNNTQRHTLRETHNRQQAAMALQRVVRRFLEERRAAKALPTAAFWIGQEGLTDSRRAELKRQVEEHIAVNRSSCVSPQQCKVLHHQVQQLLQSELQRRLDRMKEDQHLEALMAHTHTQLELLRDAPPLSVVTATDADSFLSPSGSIAARGRDAHNAALQAERLPWWRTLGRTDEGPAHPQEAELEAELGGLYVGGVREVDGTKL, from the exons AAGCTCTGAACTCGGCGGCTCTCCAACCGGACGGCGGCGTCTCCTCATCCCTCCTGAAGTCTCGTTTGTATCTCAGTGGGGTCCTGAATCTCTGCGTCGCCGCTCTGAACCTCAGGAAGCTGCAGAACGACTGGAGCGCCATGGCAACGCTGGCCCACCTCACCTG ctgctgctgcgtcGGCGTCAAACCTGGCCGACACTCAGAGGCGTTCCATAGGCTGTTCCTGCCTTCAGTCATGGACGCTGTGCTCTCATTGGCCGGTCAGCTGATGAGGCGGTCGGAG TGTTGGTCTCAGTTCAGGAAGACGATGAAGGATTCAGTCGGTCGACTTCTGGAGGATCAGACACACCTCACCCCCCACA TCCTAAGCTCCGCCCACTACGAGCAGATCCAGATGTGTGATGATGTTGCCGTGACGCTGCTGTGTGTCCAGATGTGGATTCAGATCTGCTCAACCAACAG GAAGTTCCTGTCTGAGCTCAGCGATGACTCCGCCCTGCTGCTGCTCAACGAAGCTGTCGGCCAATTAGCTCTCAGCTCTGACCCGGCGGTGGGCAGAGCCTCGGTCACACTAATCCTCCTCATGGCCAATCAGCTGAAGCTCCGCCTCCGGCCCCTCCTCCTCAGcttcagag GTCTGGACAGCCTATTGGACAAAGACTGGAGGGGGCGGGGCTTCGACCAGGACCTGGATCAGCTGATCACTCTCGTCCAATCAGAGCAGAGGATGAGTCACTCTGAG GCCAGCACTGAGCATGTCCAAGCGGTGTGTGTCATCCAGGCGGCGTGGTGTTCCTATCGAACCCGACGGCGAGTGAAGAGTTTGAACCGAGCTGTCGGTGCCCTGCAGCGGAGATACAG AGCACGgaggagacagcagcagcagcagagggaggtCCAGCGGTGGCAGGAAGAGCTGAGCTACCAG GTGTTTGTGAGGCGTCAGCAGGCCAGGAGGAGGTTCCACCAGAAACAGAGacgtctgctgcagctgcttccaCCTG ACCAGGTGGCGTCGTACCTGCAGGAGGTGGAGCGTCGAGCCGCCGTGGTGATCCAGAGCTTCTGGAGAGGCTTCAGAGAGCGACAGcgttacaacaacacacagcgacacacactgagagagacacacaaccgACAACAGGCCGCCATGGCACTGCAGAGAGTG GTCCGTCGTTTTCTAGAAGAGCGACGTGCAGCGAAGGCCCTGCCCACTGCTGCTTTCTGGATTGGTCAGGAAGGTTTGACAGACAGCCGGAGGGCGGAGCTAAAGCGTCAGGTGGAGGAGCACATCGCTGTGAACCGA tCGTCCTGTGTGAGTCCACAGCAGTGTAAAGTCCTCCATCACCAGgtccagcagctgcttcagtcgGAGCTTCAGAGACGTTTGGATCGAATGAAGGAGGATCAACATCTGGAGGCTCTGATGgctcacacccacacacagctGGAGCTGCTCAGAg ATGCCCCTCCCCTCTCTGTTGTCACGGCGACAGACGCTGACTCCTTCCTGAGTCCGTCTGGTTCCATCGCCGCCCGTGGCCGTGACGCCCACAACGCCGCCCTGCAGGCTGAGCGGCTGCCCTGGTGGAGGACGCTGGGACGGACGGACGAAGGCCCCGCCCACCCACAGGAGGCGGAGCTGGAGGCGGAGCTTGGAGGGCTGTATGTGGGCGGAGTCAGGGAGGTGGACGGAACTAAGCTTTAA
- the iqcb1 gene encoding IQ calmodulin-binding motif-containing protein 1 isoform X3, translated as MEEEELQELKRKLENEDLDQEQRINLLNSSLSKALNSAALQPDGGVSSSLLKSRLYLSGVLNLCVAALNLRKLQNDWSAMATLAHLTCCCCVGVKPGRHSEAFHRLFLPSVMDAVLSLAGQLMRRSECWSQFRKTMKDSVGRLLEDQTHLTPHILSSAHYEQIQMCDDVAVTLLCVQMWIQICSTNRKFLSELSDDSALLLLNEAVGQLALSSDPAVGRASVTLILLMANQLKLRLRPLLLSFRGLDSLLDKDWRGRGFDQDLDQLITLVQSEQRMSHSEASTEHVQAVCVIQAAWCSYRTRRRVKSLNRAVGALQRRYRARRRQQQQQREVQRWQEELSYQVFVRRQQARRRFHQKQRRLLQLLPPDQVASYLQEVERRAAVVIQSFWRGFRERQRYNNTQRHTLRETHNRQQAAMALQRVVRRFLEERRAAKALPTAAFWIGQEGLTDSRRAELKRQVEEHIAVNRSSCVSPQQCKVLHHQVQQLLQSELQRRLDRMKEDQHLEALMAHTHTQLELLRDADSFLSPSGSIAARGRDAHNAALQAERLPWWRTLGRTDEGPAHPQEAELEAELGGLYVGGVREVDGTKL; from the exons AAGCTCTGAACTCGGCGGCTCTCCAACCGGACGGCGGCGTCTCCTCATCCCTCCTGAAGTCTCGTTTGTATCTCAGTGGGGTCCTGAATCTCTGCGTCGCCGCTCTGAACCTCAGGAAGCTGCAGAACGACTGGAGCGCCATGGCAACGCTGGCCCACCTCACCTG ctgctgctgcgtcGGCGTCAAACCTGGCCGACACTCAGAGGCGTTCCATAGGCTGTTCCTGCCTTCAGTCATGGACGCTGTGCTCTCATTGGCCGGTCAGCTGATGAGGCGGTCGGAG TGTTGGTCTCAGTTCAGGAAGACGATGAAGGATTCAGTCGGTCGACTTCTGGAGGATCAGACACACCTCACCCCCCACA TCCTAAGCTCCGCCCACTACGAGCAGATCCAGATGTGTGATGATGTTGCCGTGACGCTGCTGTGTGTCCAGATGTGGATTCAGATCTGCTCAACCAACAG GAAGTTCCTGTCTGAGCTCAGCGATGACTCCGCCCTGCTGCTGCTCAACGAAGCTGTCGGCCAATTAGCTCTCAGCTCTGACCCGGCGGTGGGCAGAGCCTCGGTCACACTAATCCTCCTCATGGCCAATCAGCTGAAGCTCCGCCTCCGGCCCCTCCTCCTCAGcttcagag GTCTGGACAGCCTATTGGACAAAGACTGGAGGGGGCGGGGCTTCGACCAGGACCTGGATCAGCTGATCACTCTCGTCCAATCAGAGCAGAGGATGAGTCACTCTGAG GCCAGCACTGAGCATGTCCAAGCGGTGTGTGTCATCCAGGCGGCGTGGTGTTCCTATCGAACCCGACGGCGAGTGAAGAGTTTGAACCGAGCTGTCGGTGCCCTGCAGCGGAGATACAG AGCACGgaggagacagcagcagcagcagagggaggtCCAGCGGTGGCAGGAAGAGCTGAGCTACCAG GTGTTTGTGAGGCGTCAGCAGGCCAGGAGGAGGTTCCACCAGAAACAGAGacgtctgctgcagctgcttccaCCTG ACCAGGTGGCGTCGTACCTGCAGGAGGTGGAGCGTCGAGCCGCCGTGGTGATCCAGAGCTTCTGGAGAGGCTTCAGAGAGCGACAGcgttacaacaacacacagcgacacacactgagagagacacacaaccgACAACAGGCCGCCATGGCACTGCAGAGAGTG GTCCGTCGTTTTCTAGAAGAGCGACGTGCAGCGAAGGCCCTGCCCACTGCTGCTTTCTGGATTGGTCAGGAAGGTTTGACAGACAGCCGGAGGGCGGAGCTAAAGCGTCAGGTGGAGGAGCACATCGCTGTGAACCGA tCGTCCTGTGTGAGTCCACAGCAGTGTAAAGTCCTCCATCACCAGgtccagcagctgcttcagtcgGAGCTTCAGAGACGTTTGGATCGAATGAAGGAGGATCAACATCTGGAGGCTCTGATGgctcacacccacacacagctGGAGCTGCTCAGAg ACGCTGACTCCTTCCTGAGTCCGTCTGGTTCCATCGCCGCCCGTGGCCGTGACGCCCACAACGCCGCCCTGCAGGCTGAGCGGCTGCCCTGGTGGAGGACGCTGGGACGGACGGACGAAGGCCCCGCCCACCCACAGGAGGCGGAGCTGGAGGCGGAGCTTGGAGGGCTGTATGTGGGCGGAGTCAGGGAGGTGGACGGAACTAAGCTTTAA
- the iqcb1 gene encoding IQ calmodulin-binding motif-containing protein 1 isoform X2 encodes MEEEELQELKRKLENEDLDQEQRINLLNSSLSTLNSAALQPDGGVSSSLLKSRLYLSGVLNLCVAALNLRKLQNDWSAMATLAHLTCCCCVGVKPGRHSEAFHRLFLPSVMDAVLSLAGQLMRRSECWSQFRKTMKDSVGRLLEDQTHLTPHILSSAHYEQIQMCDDVAVTLLCVQMWIQICSTNRKFLSELSDDSALLLLNEAVGQLALSSDPAVGRASVTLILLMANQLKLRLRPLLLSFRGLDSLLDKDWRGRGFDQDLDQLITLVQSEQRMSHSEASTEHVQAVCVIQAAWCSYRTRRRVKSLNRAVGALQRRYRARRRQQQQQREVQRWQEELSYQVFVRRQQARRRFHQKQRRLLQLLPPDQVASYLQEVERRAAVVIQSFWRGFRERQRYNNTQRHTLRETHNRQQAAMALQRVVRRFLEERRAAKALPTAAFWIGQEGLTDSRRAELKRQVEEHIAVNRSSCVSPQQCKVLHHQVQQLLQSELQRRLDRMKEDQHLEALMAHTHTQLELLRDAPPLSVVTATDADSFLSPSGSIAARGRDAHNAALQAERLPWWRTLGRTDEGPAHPQEAELEAELGGLYVGGVREVDGTKL; translated from the exons CTCTGAACTCGGCGGCTCTCCAACCGGACGGCGGCGTCTCCTCATCCCTCCTGAAGTCTCGTTTGTATCTCAGTGGGGTCCTGAATCTCTGCGTCGCCGCTCTGAACCTCAGGAAGCTGCAGAACGACTGGAGCGCCATGGCAACGCTGGCCCACCTCACCTG ctgctgctgcgtcGGCGTCAAACCTGGCCGACACTCAGAGGCGTTCCATAGGCTGTTCCTGCCTTCAGTCATGGACGCTGTGCTCTCATTGGCCGGTCAGCTGATGAGGCGGTCGGAG TGTTGGTCTCAGTTCAGGAAGACGATGAAGGATTCAGTCGGTCGACTTCTGGAGGATCAGACACACCTCACCCCCCACA TCCTAAGCTCCGCCCACTACGAGCAGATCCAGATGTGTGATGATGTTGCCGTGACGCTGCTGTGTGTCCAGATGTGGATTCAGATCTGCTCAACCAACAG GAAGTTCCTGTCTGAGCTCAGCGATGACTCCGCCCTGCTGCTGCTCAACGAAGCTGTCGGCCAATTAGCTCTCAGCTCTGACCCGGCGGTGGGCAGAGCCTCGGTCACACTAATCCTCCTCATGGCCAATCAGCTGAAGCTCCGCCTCCGGCCCCTCCTCCTCAGcttcagag GTCTGGACAGCCTATTGGACAAAGACTGGAGGGGGCGGGGCTTCGACCAGGACCTGGATCAGCTGATCACTCTCGTCCAATCAGAGCAGAGGATGAGTCACTCTGAG GCCAGCACTGAGCATGTCCAAGCGGTGTGTGTCATCCAGGCGGCGTGGTGTTCCTATCGAACCCGACGGCGAGTGAAGAGTTTGAACCGAGCTGTCGGTGCCCTGCAGCGGAGATACAG AGCACGgaggagacagcagcagcagcagagggaggtCCAGCGGTGGCAGGAAGAGCTGAGCTACCAG GTGTTTGTGAGGCGTCAGCAGGCCAGGAGGAGGTTCCACCAGAAACAGAGacgtctgctgcagctgcttccaCCTG ACCAGGTGGCGTCGTACCTGCAGGAGGTGGAGCGTCGAGCCGCCGTGGTGATCCAGAGCTTCTGGAGAGGCTTCAGAGAGCGACAGcgttacaacaacacacagcgacacacactgagagagacacacaaccgACAACAGGCCGCCATGGCACTGCAGAGAGTG GTCCGTCGTTTTCTAGAAGAGCGACGTGCAGCGAAGGCCCTGCCCACTGCTGCTTTCTGGATTGGTCAGGAAGGTTTGACAGACAGCCGGAGGGCGGAGCTAAAGCGTCAGGTGGAGGAGCACATCGCTGTGAACCGA tCGTCCTGTGTGAGTCCACAGCAGTGTAAAGTCCTCCATCACCAGgtccagcagctgcttcagtcgGAGCTTCAGAGACGTTTGGATCGAATGAAGGAGGATCAACATCTGGAGGCTCTGATGgctcacacccacacacagctGGAGCTGCTCAGAg ATGCCCCTCCCCTCTCTGTTGTCACGGCGACAGACGCTGACTCCTTCCTGAGTCCGTCTGGTTCCATCGCCGCCCGTGGCCGTGACGCCCACAACGCCGCCCTGCAGGCTGAGCGGCTGCCCTGGTGGAGGACGCTGGGACGGACGGACGAAGGCCCCGCCCACCCACAGGAGGCGGAGCTGGAGGCGGAGCTTGGAGGGCTGTATGTGGGCGGAGTCAGGGAGGTGGACGGAACTAAGCTTTAA